In one Nicotiana tomentosiformis chromosome 6, ASM39032v3, whole genome shotgun sequence genomic region, the following are encoded:
- the LOC104111614 gene encoding calcium-dependent mitochondrial ATP-magnesium/phosphate carrier protein 2-like isoform X1, protein MSVAGKAAVEHVNFPGMGTKDRPGCCNPVKNPGPVSMDHVLSALGETKEERESRIRSLFSFFDSDNAGYLDYVKIEKGLSAMQIPAEYKFAKELLKACDANKDGRVDYQEFRKYMDDKEMELYGIFEAIDVEHNGCILPEELWDALVKAGIELDDDELARFVEHVDKDNNGIITFEEWRDFLLLYPHEATIENIYQYLERVCLVDIGEQAVIPEGISKHVHASKYLIAGGVAGAASRTATAPLDRLKVILQVQTTRASIGPAVKSIWKEGRLLGFFRGNGLNVMKVAPESAIKFYAYETLKNVIGRAKGQDQRDIGTSGRLVAGGMAGAVAQTAIYPMDLVKTRLQTHACEGGKVPNLRKLSKDIWVQEGPRAFYRGLVPSLLGIIPYAGIDLAAYETLKDLSKIYILHDSEAGPLVQLGCGTISGALGATCVYPLQVVRTRMQADAAYEGMSDVFRKTLQREGFRGFYKGLFPNLLKVVPAASITYLVYESMKKSLDLD, encoded by the exons ATGTCAGTGGCTGGAAAGGCCGCCGTAGAGCATGTGAATTTTCCGGGAATGGGTACAAAGGACCGGCCCGGATGTTGCAACCCGGTGAAGAACCCCGGCCCGGTTTCAATGGACCATGTTTTATCAGCACTAGGTGAGACCAAAGAAGAAAGGGAGTCAAGAATCAGAAGTTTGTTCAGTTTTTTCGATTCGGACAATGCGGGCTACTTGGATTATGTAAAAATCGAAAAGGGTTTGTCTGCTATGCAAATTCCAGCTGAATATAAGTTTGCTAAAGAATTATTGAAGGCATGTGATGCTAATAAGGATGGGAGGGTGGATTATCAGGAGTTTAGAAAATATATGGATGATAAAGAAATGGAACTGTATGGGATTTTTGAGGCTATTGATGTGGAGCATAATGGTTGCATCTTGCCTGAAGAACTGTGGGATGCCCTTGTAAAAGCTG GAATAGAATTAGATGATGATGAACTTGCACGTTTTGTGGAGCATGTGGATAAAGATAATAATGGAATTATCACTTTTGAGGAATGGAGGGATTTTCTTCTACTCTATCCGCATGAGGCCACAATTGAGAATATTTACCAATACTTGGAGAGGGTATGTCTTGTTGATATTGGGGAGCAGGCAGTCATTCCGGAAGGCATCAGTAAGCATGTTCATGCATCCAAATACCTGATCGCAGGGGGTGTTGCAGGAGCTGCTTCTCGTACTGCCACAGCACCTCTTGATCGCCTAAAGGTCATTTTACAAGTGCAGACTACTCGTGCTTCAATTGGTCCTGCAGTCAAAAGCATATGGAAGGAAGGTCGTTTATTGGGGTTTTTCCGTGGCAATGGGTTAAATGTGATGAAGGTTGCACCTGAAAGTGCAATCAAGTTCTACGCTTATGAAACCTTGAAAAATGTTATTGGTCGTGCCAAGGGTCAAGACCAAAGAGATATAGGAACTTCTGGTCGTCTTGTGGCGGGTGGAATGGCAGGTGCAGTAGCACAAACTGCTATCTATCCGATGGATCTCGTTAAAACTCGATTACAGACTCATGCATGTGAGGGTGGAAAGGTTCCTAATCTGCGAAAACTATCAAAAGATATTTGGGTACAGGAAGGACCTCGAGCATTTTATAGAGGATTGGTTCCATCGTTACTTGGAATCATCCCTTATGCAGGCATTGATTTGGCTGCCTATGAGACTTTAAAGGATTTGTCAAAGATTTACATTCTTCATGATAGTG AAGCCGGCCCTCTCGTGCAGCTGGGTTGTGGGACAATTTCAGGAGCCCTCGGAGCAACATGTGTTTATCCTTTGCAGGTTGTTCGAACCAG AATGCAAGCTGATGCTGCATATGAAGGTATGTCTGATGTGTTCCGCAAAACGCTTCAGCGTGAAGGTTTCAGGGGCTTCTACAAAGGACTTTTCCCAAATCTTCTAAAAGTTGTACCAGCAGCAAGCATAACTTATCTCGTGTATGAATCGATGAAAAAGAGTTTAGATCTTGATTAG
- the LOC104111614 gene encoding calcium-dependent mitochondrial ATP-magnesium/phosphate carrier protein 2-like isoform X2: MSVAGKAAVEHVNFPGMGTKDRPGCCNPVKNPGPVSMDHVLSALGETKEERESRIRSLFSFFDSDNAGYLDYVKIEKGLSAMQIPAEYKFAKELLKACDANKDGRVDYQEFRKYMDDKEMELYGIFEAIDVEHNGCILPEELWDALVKAGIELDDDELARFVEHVDKDNNGIITFEEWRDFLLLYPHEATIENIYQYLERVCLVDIGEQAVIPEGISKHVHASKYLIAGGVAGAASRTATAPLDRLKVILQVQTTRASIGPAVKSIWKEGRLLGFFRGNGLNVMKVAPESAIKFYAYETLKNVIGRAKGQDQRDIGTSGRLVAGGMAGAVAQTAIYPMDLVKTRLQTHACEGGKVPNLRKLSKDIWVQEGPRAFYRGLVPSLLGIIPYAGIDLAAYETLKDLSKIYILHDSEAGPLVQLGCGTISGALGATCVYPLQVVRTSVKVSGASTKDFSQIF; this comes from the exons ATGTCAGTGGCTGGAAAGGCCGCCGTAGAGCATGTGAATTTTCCGGGAATGGGTACAAAGGACCGGCCCGGATGTTGCAACCCGGTGAAGAACCCCGGCCCGGTTTCAATGGACCATGTTTTATCAGCACTAGGTGAGACCAAAGAAGAAAGGGAGTCAAGAATCAGAAGTTTGTTCAGTTTTTTCGATTCGGACAATGCGGGCTACTTGGATTATGTAAAAATCGAAAAGGGTTTGTCTGCTATGCAAATTCCAGCTGAATATAAGTTTGCTAAAGAATTATTGAAGGCATGTGATGCTAATAAGGATGGGAGGGTGGATTATCAGGAGTTTAGAAAATATATGGATGATAAAGAAATGGAACTGTATGGGATTTTTGAGGCTATTGATGTGGAGCATAATGGTTGCATCTTGCCTGAAGAACTGTGGGATGCCCTTGTAAAAGCTG GAATAGAATTAGATGATGATGAACTTGCACGTTTTGTGGAGCATGTGGATAAAGATAATAATGGAATTATCACTTTTGAGGAATGGAGGGATTTTCTTCTACTCTATCCGCATGAGGCCACAATTGAGAATATTTACCAATACTTGGAGAGGGTATGTCTTGTTGATATTGGGGAGCAGGCAGTCATTCCGGAAGGCATCAGTAAGCATGTTCATGCATCCAAATACCTGATCGCAGGGGGTGTTGCAGGAGCTGCTTCTCGTACTGCCACAGCACCTCTTGATCGCCTAAAGGTCATTTTACAAGTGCAGACTACTCGTGCTTCAATTGGTCCTGCAGTCAAAAGCATATGGAAGGAAGGTCGTTTATTGGGGTTTTTCCGTGGCAATGGGTTAAATGTGATGAAGGTTGCACCTGAAAGTGCAATCAAGTTCTACGCTTATGAAACCTTGAAAAATGTTATTGGTCGTGCCAAGGGTCAAGACCAAAGAGATATAGGAACTTCTGGTCGTCTTGTGGCGGGTGGAATGGCAGGTGCAGTAGCACAAACTGCTATCTATCCGATGGATCTCGTTAAAACTCGATTACAGACTCATGCATGTGAGGGTGGAAAGGTTCCTAATCTGCGAAAACTATCAAAAGATATTTGGGTACAGGAAGGACCTCGAGCATTTTATAGAGGATTGGTTCCATCGTTACTTGGAATCATCCCTTATGCAGGCATTGATTTGGCTGCCTATGAGACTTTAAAGGATTTGTCAAAGATTTACATTCTTCATGATAGTG AAGCCGGCCCTCTCGTGCAGCTGGGTTGTGGGACAATTTCAGGAGCCCTCGGAGCAACATGTGTTTATCCTTTGCAGGTTGTTCGAACCAG CGTGAAGGTTTCAGGGGCTTCTACAAAGGACTTTTCCCAAATCTTCTAA